The proteins below are encoded in one region of Methylobacillus flagellatus KT:
- a CDS encoding TetR/AcrR family transcriptional regulator: MAGRMREYILEVAGDLFSRQGIHATSIDSIAAQARVAKVTLYKYFKSKELLIIEYLRTQEDRLWQRLAAVPRQESARAELEALATGLLDIIGEKDFKGFASLKAGVEFPQSDHLVNQASREFSRQLRSQFVELARKAGIKQAETLALQLALVEEGAAMMEKGPQGNASIRHAKSLVRTLIHHSD; the protein is encoded by the coding sequence ATGGCCGGGCGAATGAGGGAATACATCCTGGAGGTTGCCGGAGACCTGTTTTCCAGGCAAGGCATCCATGCGACGAGCATAGATAGCATTGCCGCCCAGGCTCGGGTGGCCAAGGTCACCTTGTATAAATATTTCAAATCGAAAGAGCTTCTTATCATTGAGTATCTCCGTACCCAAGAAGACAGGCTTTGGCAAAGGCTGGCTGCAGTCCCGCGTCAGGAAAGTGCTCGGGCTGAGCTGGAAGCGCTGGCTACCGGCCTGCTGGATATCATCGGGGAAAAGGATTTCAAGGGGTTTGCTTCACTCAAGGCCGGCGTGGAGTTCCCCCAATCGGACCATCTGGTCAATCAGGCCTCCAGGGAGTTTTCCCGGCAGCTGCGAAGCCAGTTTGTGGAATTGGCACGCAAGGCCGGCATCAAGCAGGCGGAAACCTTGGCATTGCAACTGGCGCTAGTGGAGGAAGGTGCTGCGATGATGGAAAAAGGCCCGCAAGGCAATGCATCCATCCGCCATGCCAAATCTCTGGTCAGGACCTTGATCCATCACTCAGATTGA
- a CDS encoding NADH:flavin oxidoreductase/NADH oxidase, giving the protein MADLFSPYKLKDVELRNRIAVPPMCQYMATNGLANDWHRAHYASLARGGSGLVIVEATAVAPEGRITPHCLGLWNDAQAEQLRSIAAAIKAAGAVPGIQIAHAGRKASANVPWEGDDHIPEGDARGWQPIAPSAKAFGGLLPRVPTEMTIADIQRVQQNFVDAARRALEAGFEWLELHFAHGYLAQSFTSTHSNLRTDAYGGTLENRGRFTRETLAAVRQTWPEHLPLTARFGVLEFDGQDEQTLSESIQLVNEWKQLGLDMLSVSIGFSTPEAKIPWGPAFLAPIAQRVRNEAGIPVSSAWGFGAPDLADQAIRNEQLDIAMIGRAHLENPHWTYQAAKELNKKDPAWVLPPPYAHWLARYHDPRQR; this is encoded by the coding sequence ATGGCAGACCTATTTTCTCCATACAAGCTGAAAGATGTCGAATTAAGAAACCGCATTGCAGTACCTCCCATGTGCCAATACATGGCGACCAACGGCCTGGCCAATGATTGGCACCGAGCCCACTACGCTTCGCTTGCGCGCGGCGGCAGCGGCCTCGTGATCGTCGAAGCCACCGCCGTTGCACCTGAAGGACGCATCACTCCGCACTGCCTGGGCTTGTGGAATGACGCGCAAGCGGAACAGTTGCGTTCGATCGCAGCTGCAATCAAGGCAGCCGGGGCCGTGCCCGGTATCCAGATCGCCCACGCAGGCCGGAAAGCCAGCGCCAATGTTCCCTGGGAAGGTGACGACCACATTCCCGAAGGCGATGCTCGCGGATGGCAGCCTATCGCACCATCAGCCAAGGCATTCGGCGGATTGCTGCCACGCGTGCCGACTGAGATGACGATCGCTGATATCCAGCGCGTGCAGCAAAATTTCGTCGATGCCGCCCGTCGCGCGCTTGAAGCCGGTTTCGAATGGCTGGAGCTACATTTCGCCCATGGTTACCTGGCGCAGAGCTTCACCTCTACCCATTCCAACCTGCGAACCGATGCATATGGCGGCACTCTCGAGAACCGAGGCCGCTTCACGCGTGAGACCCTGGCTGCTGTGCGCCAGACCTGGCCGGAACACCTGCCCTTGACCGCACGTTTCGGCGTGCTGGAATTCGACGGGCAGGATGAACAGACCCTGAGCGAATCCATCCAGCTGGTCAATGAATGGAAACAACTGGGCCTGGACATGCTCAGCGTCAGCATCGGCTTCAGCACACCTGAAGCCAAGATTCCCTGGGGACCTGCGTTCCTTGCCCCGATTGCCCAACGCGTGCGCAACGAGGCCGGTATCCCGGTATCGTCTGCCTGGGGCTTTGGCGCGCCCGACCTTGCTGACCAGGCTATCCGTAACGAACAGCTGGACATCGCCATGATAGGTCGTGCCCATCTCGAGAACCCGCACTGGACCTACCAGGCGGCGAAGGAGCTGAACAAGAAAGATCCGGCCTGGGTGCTGCCTCCACCTTATGCCCATTGGCTGGCGCGTTACCACGATCCGCGACAGCGCTGA
- a CDS encoding ArsR/SmtB family transcription factor — translation MRQIKHPAIEQVELTDIMYALSDPARMEIVGRLAQAGRQMTCGELDLNRPKSSMSHHFKILRAAGLVETVIDGKEHLNSLRLAEIEQKFPGVLYAVLKTIKLP, via the coding sequence ATGAGACAAATTAAACACCCTGCCATCGAGCAGGTGGAGCTGACAGACATCATGTATGCACTTTCAGATCCGGCCCGAATGGAAATCGTCGGGCGTCTGGCACAGGCGGGACGACAGATGACGTGCGGCGAATTGGACCTGAACCGCCCCAAGTCGAGTATGTCGCACCACTTCAAGATACTGCGTGCCGCCGGGCTGGTGGAAACCGTGATTGATGGCAAGGAGCACTTGAATTCCCTGCGGCTTGCCGAGATCGAGCAGAAGTTTCCCGGTGTGCTGTATGCCGTGCTCAAGACGATCAAGCTCCCCTGA